A single genomic interval of bacterium harbors:
- a CDS encoding AI-2E family transporter produces the protein MQTSHRVQASFYVVVLVAMLIIAYFIFKPYFSAMFLALILAVVFRSMHDRIFFAMGRHRATSAVLTLGVVVAIILLPIAGVSFLIFQEAESVLQGNQFDFGAVRNVSFYVENAINQFVPFEAEVDFEKMLRQGAAIVVENLGNIFTQIFHVIFLLFIMLLSLFYFFRDGDYFKEKFIWLSPFSDEYDRNIIGRFETAVNSVVRGVIFIAIIQGIVSGIGFWIFGVPNPVLWGTAAGFSALIPFVGTTLVTLPAIIYLLLTKGVLMTIGLVLWSAIAVGLIDNIFGPILMKRSGLEIHPLLILISVLGGIAFFGPVGILAGPIALALLIALFDLFPAVVK, from the coding sequence ATGCAAACAAGCCATAGAGTTCAAGCATCGTTTTACGTCGTAGTTTTGGTGGCGATGCTTATTATCGCTTATTTTATATTCAAGCCGTATTTTTCGGCTATGTTTTTGGCCCTCATATTGGCGGTGGTTTTTCGTTCAATGCATGACCGTATTTTCTTCGCGATGGGGCGCCACCGCGCCACCTCGGCGGTACTGACGCTCGGTGTCGTAGTGGCAATAATACTTTTGCCCATAGCGGGCGTCAGTTTTCTGATTTTCCAAGAAGCCGAATCGGTTCTTCAAGGCAATCAATTTGATTTTGGGGCGGTGAGAAATGTTTCTTTCTATGTTGAAAATGCCATAAACCAGTTTGTTCCTTTTGAGGCGGAGGTTGACTTTGAAAAGATGTTAAGGCAGGGGGCGGCTATTGTGGTTGAAAACCTTGGAAATATATTTACGCAGATTTTCCACGTGATATTCCTTCTGTTTATCATGCTCTTGTCTCTTTTCTACTTTTTCAGAGACGGCGACTATTTTAAGGAAAAATTTATCTGGCTTTCGCCTTTTTCCGATGAGTACGACAGGAATATAATCGGAAGATTTGAAACGGCCGTGAATTCGGTGGTGCGAGGAGTCATCTTCATAGCTATAATTCAAGGCATTGTTTCGGGAATAGGTTTTTGGATTTTTGGAGTTCCAAATCCGGTGTTATGGGGGACAGCTGCCGGTTTCTCGGCTCTTATTCCTTTTGTCGGCACGACCTTGGTAACCCTTCCTGCAATTATTTATTTACTGCTGACAAAAGGGGTCTTGATGACCATCGGACTTGTTTTGTGGTCGGCTATCGCGGTCGGTCTTATTGATAATATTTTCGGGCCTATCCTTATGAAGAGGAGCGGACTTGAAATCCACCCTCTGCTTATACTTATCTCCGTCTTGGGAGGTATAGCTTTTTTTGGTCCCGTCGGGATTTTGGCCGGACCCATAGCTCTTGCCCTTCTTATCGCTCTTTTTGACTTGTTTCCGGCGGTGGTGAAGTAA
- a CDS encoding MYG1 family protein translates to MPKISLPKHRSFYLALAVLVVYVALTIVIALHPSLAGYLQGVISDNSFASAVIFIGLVIFGIVFAPVAVWPLIPVAAVLFGPFWTAVYNIIGWTIGAVIAFWFARKFGKPVLKHFVSLEKIERFEAYLPRKSHFWTMVFLRIVLPVDVLSYAVGLLSNVTYPVYIFSTFLGVSPFSFIFAYGGEAFLTGRAGVFVVAGFIGAVVFAVVLFALLKRKGYTRPMKKTIVTHSGTFHADDVFACAAILRLFGDAEIIRTREEEKIEKGDIVFDVGSEYDAGRSRFDHHQEGGAGVRANGIPYASFGLVWKHFGKEICGNDEVVAKKIDEELVAPIDAEDNGFGERRPFSGETFPYLIQDAVSSFNPTWKEKENSEGADEKFKEAVLFAGQVLDRMIFRQKHKEEARGLVEQAYNDSADKRIVILDKEYSWQDVVAEFPEPLFVIRPDISSGNWIVSAVRKTRHSFESRKKLPAEWAGKRSKELVATTGVEDAVFCHNGRFIAVAGSREGATKLAKQAIK, encoded by the coding sequence ATGCCTAAAATTTCTCTCCCAAAACATCGGTCGTTTTATTTAGCTTTGGCAGTTTTGGTCGTGTATGTCGCTCTTACGATAGTCATTGCTTTACATCCGTCCTTGGCCGGATATTTACAGGGGGTCATATCTGACAACTCGTTTGCGAGCGCGGTGATTTTTATCGGTCTTGTGATTTTCGGCATCGTGTTCGCGCCGGTAGCCGTTTGGCCTCTTATACCGGTCGCCGCGGTCTTGTTCGGTCCTTTTTGGACGGCGGTTTACAATATAATAGGGTGGACTATAGGCGCCGTCATCGCCTTTTGGTTTGCCAGAAAATTCGGCAAGCCGGTTCTCAAACATTTTGTTTCGCTTGAAAAAATAGAAAGGTTTGAGGCGTATCTGCCGAGAAAATCGCATTTTTGGACCATGGTTTTTTTGCGGATTGTTTTGCCTGTGGATGTTTTGAGTTACGCAGTCGGACTTCTTAGCAATGTTACTTACCCTGTTTATATTTTTTCAACTTTTTTGGGTGTTTCGCCTTTTTCTTTCATTTTCGCTTACGGCGGAGAAGCTTTTTTGACAGGCAGGGCGGGCGTGTTTGTTGTTGCCGGCTTTATCGGGGCCGTCGTGTTTGCCGTGGTGCTATTTGCCCTTCTAAAGAGGAAAGGATATACTCGCCCTATGAAGAAGACCATTGTCACTCATAGCGGTACTTTTCACGCCGATGATGTTTTTGCTTGCGCCGCCATTTTACGGCTTTTCGGCGATGCTGAAATTATCCGCACCAGAGAGGAAGAAAAAATAGAGAAAGGAGACATTGTTTTTGACGTTGGTTCGGAATATGACGCGGGCAGGTCGCGTTTTGACCACCATCAAGAGGGGGGAGCGGGAGTGAGAGCAAACGGTATACCCTACGCCTCTTTCGGTCTGGTTTGGAAACATTTTGGAAAAGAAATATGCGGAAACGACGAGGTGGTCGCTAAAAAAATAGACGAAGAATTGGTGGCTCCCATTGACGCGGAAGACAACGGCTTTGGCGAAAGAAGGCCTTTTTCAGGGGAAACATTTCCGTATTTAATACAAGATGCCGTTTCAAGTTTTAATCCGACATGGAAGGAAAAAGAAAACAGCGAAGGAGCGGACGAAAAGTTCAAGGAAGCCGTATTGTTCGCCGGACAGGTTTTAGACAGAATGATTTTTCGGCAAAAACACAAAGAGGAAGCGCGAGGTTTGGTGGAACAGGCATACAATGACTCCGCGGATAAACGTATTGTGATTTTGGACAAAGAGTACTCTTGGCAGGATGTAGTGGCAGAATTTCCAGAGCCACTTTTTGTCATAAGGCCGGACATTTCAAGTGGCAACTGGATAGTGTCTGCCGTCAGAAAAACCAGGCATTCTTTTGAAAGCCGAAAAAAACTGCCGGCCGAATGGGCGGGAAAAAGGAGTAAAGAACTTGTGGCGACTACGGGAGTAGAAGACGCGGTCTTCTGTCATAACGGCAGGTTTATAGCTGTGGCGGGAAGCAGGGAGGGGGCGACAAAGCTTGCAAAGCAAGCTATTAAGTAG
- a CDS encoding four helix bundle protein — MRIEKFEDILSWQKAVKLAVFVYKVFEKNRDYGFKDQVQRAVLSISNNIAEGYERRSNKEFKQFLYIAKGSCGEVRSMAYVALDMKYLNKNDFDKMYSDSSEISRLLSGLIKTL, encoded by the coding sequence ATGAGAATAGAAAAATTTGAGGACATATTGTCTTGGCAAAAAGCGGTAAAGTTGGCTGTTTTTGTCTATAAAGTTTTTGAAAAAAATCGGGACTATGGATTTAAGGATCAAGTACAAAGAGCCGTATTAAGCATTTCCAACAATATCGCGGAAGGTTATGAACGAAGAAGCAATAAAGAATTCAAGCAGTTCTTGTATATTGCAAAAGGTTCTTGCGGTGAAGTCCGTTCCATGGCGTATGTTGCTTTAGATATGAAATACTTAAACAAAAACGATTTTGACAAAATGTATTCGGATTCGTCGGAAATATCCAGACTTCTTTCCGGACTTATTAAAACTCTTTAG
- the obgE gene encoding GTPase ObgE, producing MINSINSSLFLLDELYELYELDKLNYMLIDELNLRLSAGRGGDGVVRWLHLKGKEFSGPAGGDGGRGADVYVLGVRDIGKLSDYRNKKEFLAEDGGNGKNKSQKGANGKDLVISMPVGSVITDMETGKTCELLQEGEKILLLKGGNGGYGNEHFKGSVNQRPKEWTAGKEGEKGNFYIELRLIADAGFVGLPNAGKTSLLNELTRAGAKVGAYQFTTLEPNLGAFYGFVLADIPGLIEGAAEGKGLGHKFLRHVRRTKVILHCVSLENEDLLETYDAVRDELLAYASELMEKKEIIILTKTDTKTPSEIKKAVRMMKKKAKTVLTVSILNDDELKNFKDELTKILRSD from the coding sequence TTGATTAACTCGATAAACTCTTCTCTGTTCTTACTTGATGAACTTTATGAACTTTATGAACTTGATAAACTTAATTATATGCTTATTGACGAATTAAATTTGCGATTATCGGCCGGTCGCGGAGGCGACGGTGTTGTGCGCTGGTTGCACCTTAAAGGTAAAGAGTTTTCCGGTCCCGCGGGCGGAGATGGCGGTCGTGGCGCCGATGTCTATGTTTTAGGTGTTCGCGACATAGGCAAACTTTCTGACTATAGGAATAAAAAAGAATTCTTGGCTGAAGACGGCGGTAACGGGAAAAACAAAAGCCAAAAGGGAGCGAACGGCAAGGACTTGGTAATCAGCATGCCGGTCGGTTCGGTGATAACTGATATGGAGACGGGAAAAACCTGCGAGCTTTTACAAGAGGGCGAGAAAATTTTACTGCTCAAAGGAGGAAACGGCGGATATGGCAACGAGCATTTTAAGGGTTCTGTAAATCAAAGGCCGAAGGAGTGGACTGCCGGCAAAGAGGGTGAAAAAGGTAATTTTTATATAGAGCTTCGACTTATCGCGGACGCCGGATTTGTAGGACTTCCAAACGCCGGCAAGACCTCTCTTTTGAATGAGCTGACTCGCGCCGGAGCAAAAGTCGGAGCATATCAGTTTACGACATTGGAGCCAAACCTCGGCGCGTTTTACGGTTTTGTTTTAGCCGATATTCCGGGACTTATTGAAGGGGCGGCAGAGGGCAAAGGTTTAGGACACAAGTTCTTGCGCCATGTCAGGCGCACCAAGGTTATCTTGCACTGCGTTTCTTTGGAAAATGAGGACCTGCTTGAAACTTACGATGCTGTGCGCGATGAACTCTTGGCTTACGCTTCGGAACTTATGGAAAAGAAAGAAATTATCATTTTGACGAAAACAGACACAAAAACGCCGAGCGAAATAAAAAAAGCAGTCAGAATGATGAAGAAAAAGGCGAAGACCGTTCTCACTGTTTCTATTTTAAACGATGATGAACTAAAAAACTTTAAGGATGAACTTACAAAAATCTTGCGCTCCGATTGA
- the gatB gene encoding Asp-tRNA(Asn)/Glu-tRNA(Gln) amidotransferase subunit GatB, with amino-acid sequence MKTYYPTIGLEIHAELKTKTKMFCDSKNDPDETVPNVNVCPVCVGHPGTLPTINKQAVKHVLKFGVAVGGKLANFCEFDRKNYFYPDIPKGYQISQYKYPLVSGGELAGIKLTRVHLEEDTGTSIHDRGDHTLLDFNRAGLPLMELVTEPVMHSAKEAGDFARELRLLLRVLDVAEANMEKGEMRVEANISVKCDARSEKTENEEKEEELGTKVEVKNLNSFRAVERAVEYEIKRQTEVLEKGEKVTQETRGWDENKGVTFSQRSKEEARDYRYFPEPDLPKLFINEIPEFGEDNLRKELPELPWQKRQRYKDDFGLNDEQTEFFVTNESFAEFFENTAKELNDVQKVKIAANYIISDIAGLVKATSKPSGLPFSPLQFSLLVSMIFSAEISSRGAKDILAIMYKEGGDPRAIAKEKNLIQQSDESSVSKMAEEIISENPKVVSEYKAGKEASMQFLIGQGMKKSKGSINPEMLKKILVEILKK; translated from the coding sequence ATGAAAACTTATTACCCAACAATTGGACTTGAAATACATGCCGAACTCAAAACAAAGACGAAAATGTTTTGCGATTCCAAAAACGATCCGGATGAAACAGTGCCCAATGTCAATGTGTGTCCGGTTTGTGTGGGTCATCCGGGAACGTTGCCGACAATAAACAAGCAGGCCGTCAAGCATGTTTTGAAATTCGGAGTGGCTGTCGGCGGAAAACTGGCGAACTTCTGTGAATTTGATCGTAAAAATTATTTTTATCCGGACATTCCCAAAGGTTATCAGATAAGCCAGTATAAATATCCGTTGGTTTCCGGAGGGGAACTGGCCGGAATAAAACTCACTCGCGTGCATTTGGAGGAAGACACCGGAACATCTATTCATGACAGGGGTGACCACACCCTGCTTGACTTCAACAGGGCGGGTTTGCCTCTTATGGAGCTTGTGACAGAGCCGGTTATGCATTCAGCAAAAGAAGCGGGCGATTTTGCCCGTGAACTTCGGCTTTTACTGCGTGTTTTGGATGTGGCGGAAGCAAATATGGAAAAAGGAGAGATGAGAGTGGAAGCGAATATAAGCGTAAAGTGTGATGCAAGAAGTGAAAAGACGGAAAATGAAGAAAAAGAAGAAGAACTGGGGACGAAAGTGGAAGTAAAAAATTTAAACTCCTTTCGCGCGGTTGAAAGGGCCGTTGAATACGAGATAAAAAGACAGACGGAAGTTTTGGAAAAAGGGGAAAAGGTTACCCAAGAAACGCGCGGTTGGGATGAGAACAAAGGAGTAACGTTTAGCCAGAGAAGCAAAGAAGAAGCCCGTGACTACAGATATTTTCCAGAACCCGATTTACCAAAACTTTTTATAAATGAAATTCCCGAATTTGGGGAGGATAACCTGCGGAAAGAACTGCCGGAATTGCCTTGGCAAAAAAGACAAAGGTACAAAGATGACTTCGGTTTAAACGATGAACAGACGGAGTTTTTCGTAACTAATGAAAGCTTTGCCGAATTTTTTGAAAATACGGCGAAAGAGCTAAATGATGTCCAAAAAGTCAAAATAGCCGCCAACTACATAATTTCCGATATTGCGGGACTTGTTAAAGCCACTTCAAAACCGTCAGGGCTTCCGTTCTCTCCTTTACAGTTTTCTTTACTGGTATCAATGATATTTTCGGCCGAAATTTCTTCACGTGGCGCGAAAGATATATTGGCTATAATGTATAAAGAGGGAGGAGATCCAAGGGCTATCGCAAAAGAAAAAAACCTTATTCAACAGTCAGACGAGAGTTCGGTCAGTAAAATGGCCGAAGAGATTATTTCAGAAAATCCAAAGGTGGTGTCGGAATACAAAGCCGGTAAAGAAGCGTCTATGCAATTTCTCATAGGTCAGGGTATGAAAAAGAGCAAGGGAAGTATAAATCCGGAAATGCTGAAAAAAATACTGGTAGAAATCTTAAAAAAATAA
- a CDS encoding MerR family DNA-binding transcriptional regulator — protein sequence MSKFLTIKEASQFLGVTPLTLRNWDKAGKLKPVRHPMSNYRLYKYDSLQTLLTEIENGTGEIKVRRKPKMRKLTIRSIKD from the coding sequence ATGTCTAAATTTTTGACAATAAAAGAGGCCTCGCAGTTTTTAGGAGTTACTCCCCTTACCCTGCGTAATTGGGACAAGGCCGGCAAGCTAAAGCCGGTACGACACCCGATGAGCAACTATCGCCTCTATAAATATGACTCCCTCCAGACGCTTTTGACCGAAATAGAAAATGGCACGGGAGAGATAAAGGTTCGCCGGAAGCCAAAAATGCGGAAGCTGACCATAAGGTCAATAAAAGATTAA
- a CDS encoding glyceraldehyde 3-phosphate dehydrogenase NAD-binding domain-containing protein — protein MKNIKVAINGFGRIGRAFFRSAERYPEIAIIAVNDLADKENMEYLLKFDSVYGKSGLTLDGVQYLSEKDPTKLPWKDLDIDVVVESTGFFTSAEKARAHIDAGAKRVVISAPIKDGETVLMGLNEENLGKAEITSNASCTTNAASPVIAILDEAIGVEKAVLNTVHAYTATQSLVDGPAGKKGLREGRAAAINIIPSSTGAAIAVTKAYPSLEGKFDGISLRVPVPSGSIADITFIAKRDTSVEEVNDILRKAGGEVRWKGIFVASDQELVSSDIVGASEGAIAELSMTRVVGGNLVKVLAWYDNEMGYTNTLVKHVLEAGKHV, from the coding sequence ATGAAAAACATAAAGGTTGCCATAAACGGCTTTGGCCGTATCGGGCGGGCGTTTTTCAGGAGCGCAGAGCGGTATCCTGAAATCGCAATCATCGCGGTAAATGATTTGGCGGATAAGGAAAATATGGAGTATCTTCTGAAGTTTGATTCCGTATATGGAAAAAGCGGACTTACCTTGGATGGAGTACAATATTTGAGCGAAAAAGATCCGACCAAATTGCCATGGAAAGATTTAGATATTGACGTGGTTGTGGAATCCACGGGCTTTTTCACGAGCGCGGAGAAAGCGAGGGCGCATATTGACGCCGGAGCAAAACGTGTCGTCATAAGCGCGCCGATAAAAGACGGGGAGACGGTACTCATGGGACTGAATGAAGAAAATCTTGGCAAAGCGGAAATTACTTCTAACGCGTCTTGCACCACAAACGCCGCAAGCCCTGTCATTGCGATTTTGGATGAAGCCATCGGTGTTGAAAAAGCCGTTCTAAATACCGTGCATGCCTACACGGCAACTCAGTCACTCGTAGATGGACCGGCTGGAAAAAAAGGTCTGAGGGAAGGACGCGCGGCCGCCATAAATATTATTCCGTCTTCAACCGGAGCGGCCATCGCCGTTACCAAGGCCTACCCATCCCTTGAAGGTAAATTTGATGGAATCTCGCTTCGTGTACCGGTTCCGTCCGGATCCATCGCCGATATTACTTTCATTGCAAAGCGCGATACGAGCGTGGAAGAGGTCAATGATATTTTGCGTAAAGCGGGGGGAGAGGTCCGCTGGAAAGGAATTTTTGTTGCCTCCGATCAAGAGCTCGTCTCAAGCGATATTGTGGGAGCGAGCGAGGGTGCCATAGCCGAACTGTCCATGACGCGGGTGGTTGGAGGCAATTTGGTGAAGGTTTTGGCATGGTATGATAATGAAATGGGGTATACGAATACACTGGTCAAACATGTTTTGGAAGCAGGAAAACATGTTTGA
- a CDS encoding type II secretion system protein: MFDEKVEIMKKGFTLIELLVVIALIGLLSSVVFASLNSARAKARDAKKIIDFKEVSKALLLYADKYGNVPIINNGNCCSGDHVTKFNNMAQLLVNEGFLPSIPQAPSGNYQYYYYGGTIIGGIIVTSLEAIDSTTVPPYGSCRPFTNNWCSSTISSKQYCVCHPYQF, translated from the coding sequence ATGTTTGACGAGAAGGTTGAAATTATGAAAAAAGGGTTTACTCTAATTGAACTTTTGGTAGTTATCGCCCTGATCGGACTGCTTTCTTCGGTGGTTTTTGCTTCCTTAAACAGCGCGAGGGCAAAGGCGAGGGATGCGAAAAAGATCATCGATTTTAAGGAAGTGTCAAAGGCTCTTTTGTTGTATGCAGATAAATATGGAAATGTGCCCATTATAAATAACGGCAATTGCTGTTCTGGTGATCATGTAACTAAATTTAACAATATGGCACAACTTTTGGTAAATGAAGGATTTTTACCGTCAATTCCACAAGCTCCTTCTGGTAATTATCAGTATTATTATTATGGCGGCACTATCATTGGTGGGATAATAGTTACAAGTCTTGAAGCAATAGATTCAACAACTGTTCCACCGTACGGTTCCTGTAGGCCTTTTACCAACAACTGGTGTAGTTCAACCATATCTAGTAAACAGTATTGTGTTTGTCATCCGTATCAATTTTGA
- a CDS encoding RpiB/LacA/LacB family sugar-phosphate isomerase, which translates to MKIFVATDHAGFELKQALTPFLKGLGYDVEDCGAYELNPADDYPEFIKKAAKGVSSDPENTKAIILGGSGQGEDMVADKFPRVRSAEYYGGNLGIVKLAREHNDANILSLGARFLSEQEAKEAVKMFLETDFSEEERHKRRIEKI; encoded by the coding sequence ATGAAAATCTTCGTCGCCACAGACCACGCCGGGTTTGAATTAAAGCAAGCATTAACGCCTTTTTTGAAAGGGTTGGGTTATGACGTGGAAGATTGCGGGGCCTATGAGTTAAATCCTGCTGATGATTATCCGGAATTTATTAAAAAAGCGGCAAAGGGAGTTTCAAGTGATCCGGAAAATACAAAGGCGATAATTTTAGGCGGTTCGGGGCAGGGCGAGGATATGGTCGCGGATAAGTTTCCGCGTGTCCGATCGGCTGAATATTACGGAGGCAATTTGGGAATCGTAAAATTGGCCCGTGAACACAACGATGCCAATATTCTGTCTTTGGGAGCGCGATTTTTAAGCGAACAAGAAGCAAAGGAAGCTGTAAAAATGTTTCTGGAAACGGACTTTTCGGAGGAAGAGAGGCATAAAAGACGAATTGAAAAGATATGA
- a CDS encoding type II secretion system protein, translated as MFKSIHGTRGFTLIELLVVISIIGLLSSVVLASLNSARQKTRDTVRISNLNQTQKAIELYYDKCGTYIVRQNCTGTAYGSEGSGWLAYPYPDSAGSIAQGLIDNGVASTKFIDPSGQITSNGIDQSGYMIAVTDDRYTIWANLENPDTAKMQTQNTCNLDNYDNYNTSSPPSSRMNYCVSNFAVAGPAVSNPAVKSNQEIWDGLINLVRTHPCFSINPNCSPYDFNGDTLVNSTDVNMVRLIYTASYDAFNSVYTVFQSDIASRYGSLQGDSNFESAYDVDQNGVINQSDWAVISGVLIGDRIYP; from the coding sequence GTGTTTAAATCTATTCACGGTACGCGAGGGTTTACATTAATAGAACTCCTAGTGGTCATCTCCATAATAGGCCTTTTGTCGTCGGTGGTTTTGGCGTCGCTCAATTCGGCGAGGCAAAAGACGAGAGACACTGTGAGAATCTCCAATTTGAATCAGACCCAAAAAGCAATAGAATTATATTACGACAAATGTGGTACCTATATTGTCAGACAAAACTGTACCGGTACGGCGTATGGTTCCGAAGGTTCCGGTTGGCTCGCTTATCCATATCCCGACAGTGCCGGTTCAATAGCTCAAGGCCTTATTGATAATGGAGTTGCCAGCACTAAATTTATTGATCCATCGGGGCAGATAACATCAAACGGTATTGATCAGTCAGGATATATGATTGCCGTCACCGATGATAGATATACCATTTGGGCCAATTTAGAAAATCCCGATACCGCTAAGATGCAGACACAAAATACCTGTAATCTTGACAACTATGACAACTACAACACTTCGTCTCCGCCATCTTCTCGGATGAATTATTGTGTCAGTAATTTTGCAGTGGCCGGTCCGGCTGTAAGTAATCCGGCTGTAAAAAGTAATCAAGAAATTTGGGACGGTCTTATAAATTTAGTCCGAACTCACCCCTGTTTCAGCATCAACCCTAATTGCAGTCCTTATGATTTTAATGGAGATACTCTTGTCAATTCTACGGATGTCAATATGGTACGTTTGATATATACGGCATCATACGATGCATTTAATTCGGTGTACACGGTATTTCAATCGGATATAGCGAGCAGATACGGTTCTCTTCAGGGCGATTCAAATTTTGAGTCCGCTTATGACGTAGACCAAAACGGTGTTATAAATCAATCGGATTGGGCGGTAATAAGTGGTGTACTTATCGGTGATCGTATTTATCCGTAA
- a CDS encoding transketolase: MKKVTDVNELQKIANEIRLTTVEALIEAGSGHTAGPLGMADIFTALYFNLLNHDSENPQWEKRDRVVLSNGHICPGLYATMAHAGYFPVDDFKKRLRKFGSPYQGHPHREWLPGIETSSGPLGSGLSQAAGMALAERIDGGKTSGKQIYCLMSDGELDAGNSWEGAMIAGKEKLQNLTAIIDRNNIQIEGFTEDVMPLEPLSDKWRAFNWHVQEIDGHNMSEILRAVQQAQAEFSKPSVIIANTIPSKGIPEFERMFEWHGKPPKTDEEKKTALDALRTLGGKIKSEHQ; encoded by the coding sequence ATGAAAAAAGTTACTGACGTAAACGAATTGCAAAAAATCGCGAATGAAATACGGCTTACAACAGTAGAGGCCCTTATTGAAGCGGGAAGTGGGCATACGGCGGGGCCACTCGGCATGGCGGATATTTTTACTGCCCTGTATTTTAATTTACTTAATCACGACTCTGAAAATCCACAATGGGAAAAACGCGATCGCGTTGTTCTTTCAAACGGTCATATCTGTCCCGGACTTTACGCCACAATGGCGCATGCCGGGTATTTTCCGGTAGATGATTTTAAAAAACGACTGCGCAAGTTCGGCTCGCCGTACCAGGGCCACCCACATAGAGAATGGCTTCCGGGGATTGAAACGTCTTCAGGACCATTGGGAAGCGGGCTGTCTCAAGCGGCAGGCATGGCGCTCGCGGAACGCATAGATGGAGGTAAAACCTCCGGAAAGCAGATTTACTGCCTTATGTCGGACGGCGAATTGGACGCGGGGAACTCGTGGGAGGGGGCGATGATTGCGGGAAAAGAGAAACTCCAAAATCTCACGGCCATCATAGACCGCAACAATATCCAAATAGAGGGTTTTACCGAGGACGTCATGCCGTTAGAGCCCCTCTCTGATAAATGGCGCGCGTTCAATTGGCATGTACAAGAAATTGACGGGCATAACATGAGTGAAATTTTGCGAGCGGTCCAGCAAGCGCAAGCAGAGTTTAGCAAACCATCTGTCATAATAGCCAACACAATACCGAGCAAGGGTATTCCCGAGTTTGAAAGGATGTTTGAATGGCACGGAAAACCTCCAAAGACAGATGAGGAGAAAAAAACCGCGCTTGACGCGCTAAGAACATTGGGTGGGAAGATTAAAAGCGAGCATCAATAA
- a CDS encoding transketolase C-terminal domain-containing protein → MINPSVKLNPKLFDADVEQNPIRKGFGEGLLAAAEADERVVGLCADLTESTQMHLFAKKFPERFVQIGVAEQNLATVASGMASMGKIPFISSYSMFSPGRNWEQIRTTVCYNDQPVKIAGSHAGVSVGPDGGTHQAIEDMAIMRVIPRMVVISPCDSIEAKKATMAVAKTKNPTYIRLAREKTPVMTTEDSPFEIGKAQVFYKSENMNSKQKVGIVATGALVYKAIMAAKKLEEEGIEVTVLNLSTIKPLDETMVLALAKQTEALVTVEEHQIAGGVGSAVAEFLSQNHPVPIEFVGVRDEFGQTGTPEELIEHYGMGATHIVAAVKHALRRK, encoded by the coding sequence ATGATTAATCCATCCGTAAAACTAAATCCAAAACTTTTTGACGCCGATGTTGAGCAAAATCCTATCCGAAAAGGTTTCGGCGAGGGACTTTTGGCGGCGGCAGAAGCGGACGAACGCGTAGTGGGACTATGCGCGGATTTGACAGAATCAACCCAAATGCATCTTTTCGCCAAAAAGTTTCCTGAAAGGTTCGTGCAAATAGGCGTGGCGGAACAGAATTTGGCGACAGTGGCCTCCGGTATGGCATCAATGGGGAAAATCCCTTTTATTTCCTCTTATTCAATGTTTAGCCCGGGACGCAACTGGGAGCAGATAAGGACGACTGTCTGTTATAACGACCAGCCGGTGAAAATCGCCGGAAGCCACGCGGGTGTTTCCGTGGGGCCGGACGGCGGTACGCATCAGGCAATAGAAGATATGGCGATAATGCGGGTAATACCGCGTATGGTTGTGATTTCTCCTTGTGATTCAATTGAAGCGAAAAAAGCCACCATGGCGGTAGCAAAGACAAAAAATCCGACTTATATTCGTCTGGCCAGAGAAAAAACGCCAGTCATGACAACCGAAGATTCGCCTTTTGAGATAGGGAAGGCCCAAGTGTTTTACAAATCAGAGAACATGAATTCCAAGCAAAAAGTCGGGATTGTGGCGACCGGAGCTTTAGTTTATAAGGCCATCATGGCGGCCAAAAAACTTGAGGAGGAGGGGATTGAGGTAACGGTTTTAAATCTTTCAACCATTAAACCGCTTGATGAGACGATGGTTTTGGCGCTCGCAAAGCAAACAGAGGCGCTTGTAACGGTGGAGGAGCATCAAATCGCCGGAGGTGTGGGTAGCGCTGTAGCTGAATTTTTGTCGCAAAATCATCCTGTCCCGATTGAGTTCGTGGGAGTAAGGGACGAGTTTGGACAAACCGGCACTCCCGAAGAACTTATAGAACACTACGGAATGGGAGCTACTCACATAGTCGCCGCTGTAAAACACGCTTTGAGAAGGAAATAA